A section of the Microbulbifer pacificus genome encodes:
- a CDS encoding lipase family alpha/beta hydrolase, translating to MPKGRVAILIPGIFDRGKSMLRMQRALGHAGFSAHTIKLRANSGWYGMEPMALQLRELVDEVTSEGETCALVGFSMGGIVARYYLQRLGGAANVHKFIALSSPHFGSLWAHLLPYKGGRQLRIGSEFLDNLNRDAAMLEDAAPVSIWTPYDATILPQSSSRLPLGKTYQVPVSLHRWVPQNPAVIDIVVAELAEVFASGVSKNSNQLSCTKKSRR from the coding sequence ATGCCAAAAGGCCGGGTCGCCATACTGATTCCCGGGATTTTCGACCGGGGCAAGTCGATGCTCAGAATGCAGAGAGCCCTGGGACACGCGGGGTTCAGTGCACACACGATCAAGCTGAGGGCCAATAGCGGTTGGTACGGGATGGAGCCGATGGCCCTGCAGTTGCGCGAGCTGGTGGATGAGGTTACCAGCGAGGGCGAGACCTGTGCTTTGGTGGGATTCAGTATGGGCGGTATTGTGGCGCGCTACTATTTGCAGCGACTGGGAGGCGCTGCAAATGTGCACAAATTTATTGCCCTCTCCAGCCCGCATTTCGGCAGCTTGTGGGCGCATCTGCTGCCCTATAAAGGCGGGCGGCAGCTGCGTATCGGCAGTGAGTTTCTGGACAATCTGAACCGGGACGCGGCAATGCTGGAAGACGCCGCGCCGGTTTCAATCTGGACGCCTTACGATGCCACCATCCTGCCCCAGTCCAGCTCCCGTCTGCCCTTGGGTAAGACATACCAGGTGCCTGTAAGCCTGCACCGCTGGGTGCCGCAGAACCCGGCAGTGATCGATATCGTGGTTGCAGAGCTGGCGGAGGTGTTCGCGAGCGGGGTTAGCAAAAACAGCAATCAGCTTTCCTGTACAAAAAAGTCCCGCAGATAG
- a CDS encoding efflux RND transporter permease subunit yields MLLGLKTWYEKLVLGNPKTVLALVALLTVAAAAGLPRFKLDASADSLTLEADDSLDFFREISERYNSGDFLVVTYRYKNGDLFSDESLATMRRLQDELAMVDGVSGVQSVLNVPLLYSPKQSISEVADGVRTLSSPGVERDLVRREFLESPIYKDLILSPDGETTAMMLNLELDKEGLDLVRERDALRRLRNSEGLDAAQTQRLEAVTAEYLQHRTAEETKARERVKEVREILSHYDGNAELFLGGLTMITSDMIAFIQSDLAVFGAGILAFIVVTLLLIFRQPRWVLLPLVTCVTTAVMMLGLLSWLDWRMTVISANFVALLLIITLAITIHLAVRYREYFAEHPEWDRFQLASATVAFMAKPCLYTGLTTMVAFISLVVSGIRPVIDFGWMMTIGVTLALVLSFLILPASLMLLKKRDGGQGEDNSHAFTQVFSRFTENHKGIVLGVAAVAAVISVVGITRLKVENRFIDYFDDSTEIHQGMLVIDQRLGGTISLDVVLNKPQQAAPEFEGEDDPFGADFGADEEMDSSAEEFAGAEIGDEMTSGEDYAEEDPFAADDPFATGASASEAPEAYWFTVAGLNQIEKFHDFLEAQPEIGKVQSLATLYKVAKDLNDGGLNDFELAVARQSLPEEINQVLVHPYWSPKDQQARISMRVMETDPNLRREELIQRIYNFAENELGMAPENVRQTGMLVLYNNMLQSLFKSQILTLGAVFAGILLMFLVLFRSLWLSIIALIPNMLAACVVLGGMGLANVPLDMMTITIAAITVGIGVDHAIHYLYRFREEFEKDGDYVATMHRSHATIGRAMFYTAITIIAGFSILALSKFVPSIYFGLLTALAMSAALLGSLTLLPLLLVLIKPLPKPVEKARVEKLVPEVEACTS; encoded by the coding sequence ATGCTGTTGGGCTTGAAGACCTGGTACGAAAAACTGGTTCTCGGAAATCCGAAAACCGTGCTGGCGCTGGTGGCTCTGCTCACCGTCGCCGCCGCCGCGGGCCTGCCGCGGTTCAAACTGGATGCCTCTGCGGACTCCCTGACCCTGGAAGCCGACGATTCGCTGGATTTCTTCCGCGAGATTTCCGAGCGCTACAACTCCGGCGATTTTCTGGTGGTCACCTACCGCTATAAAAATGGCGACCTGTTCAGCGACGAATCCCTGGCCACCATGCGCCGTCTGCAGGACGAGCTGGCGATGGTGGACGGTGTTTCCGGCGTGCAGTCGGTGCTAAATGTACCGCTGCTGTACAGCCCGAAACAATCCATCAGCGAAGTGGCCGACGGTGTTCGCACCCTGTCCTCCCCCGGTGTGGAAAGGGACCTGGTGCGCCGCGAATTTCTCGAAAGCCCGATCTACAAAGACCTGATCCTGAGCCCCGATGGCGAGACCACCGCCATGATGCTCAACCTTGAGCTGGATAAGGAAGGATTGGATCTGGTGCGCGAGCGCGATGCCCTGCGTCGCCTGCGCAACAGCGAGGGCCTCGACGCGGCGCAGACCCAGCGTCTCGAAGCCGTAACTGCCGAATACCTGCAGCACCGCACCGCCGAGGAAACCAAGGCGCGCGAGCGCGTGAAGGAAGTGCGGGAAATCCTCTCCCATTACGACGGCAACGCCGAACTGTTCCTCGGCGGTCTCACCATGATCACCTCGGATATGATCGCGTTTATCCAGAGCGACCTGGCGGTGTTCGGTGCGGGCATTCTGGCATTTATCGTGGTGACCCTGTTGCTGATCTTCCGTCAGCCCCGCTGGGTGCTGCTGCCGCTTGTCACCTGTGTCACTACCGCGGTGATGATGCTGGGGCTGCTGTCCTGGCTCGACTGGCGCATGACCGTGATCTCCGCCAACTTCGTGGCGCTGCTGCTGATCATTACCCTGGCCATTACCATTCACCTGGCGGTGCGTTACCGGGAGTATTTTGCCGAGCACCCGGAATGGGATCGCTTCCAGCTGGCCTCGGCCACCGTGGCCTTTATGGCCAAGCCCTGTCTCTACACCGGTCTCACCACCATGGTGGCGTTCATCTCCCTGGTGGTCAGCGGCATTCGCCCGGTGATCGACTTTGGCTGGATGATGACCATCGGTGTGACCCTCGCGCTGGTACTGTCGTTCCTGATCCTGCCCGCCAGCTTGATGCTGCTGAAAAAGCGTGACGGCGGTCAGGGCGAAGACAACTCCCACGCGTTCACCCAGGTGTTTTCGCGCTTTACCGAAAACCACAAGGGCATTGTGCTGGGGGTCGCTGCGGTTGCGGCGGTGATCAGTGTGGTGGGCATCACCCGCCTGAAAGTGGAAAACCGCTTTATCGATTACTTCGACGATTCCACCGAGATCCATCAGGGCATGCTGGTCATCGACCAGCGCCTCGGCGGTACCATCAGTCTCGATGTGGTGCTGAACAAGCCCCAGCAGGCGGCGCCGGAATTTGAAGGCGAGGACGATCCCTTTGGCGCCGATTTCGGTGCTGATGAGGAGATGGATTCGTCCGCGGAAGAATTTGCGGGAGCGGAAATTGGCGATGAGATGACCTCAGGTGAGGACTATGCCGAAGAAGATCCGTTTGCTGCTGACGATCCTTTCGCAACCGGTGCATCCGCCAGCGAAGCTCCGGAAGCCTACTGGTTCACTGTGGCCGGCCTGAACCAGATTGAGAAGTTTCACGATTTCCTCGAAGCCCAGCCGGAAATCGGCAAGGTGCAGTCCCTTGCCACCCTGTACAAGGTGGCGAAGGACCTGAACGATGGTGGCCTCAACGATTTTGAACTGGCGGTAGCCCGCCAGAGCCTGCCGGAGGAAATCAATCAGGTATTGGTGCACCCCTACTGGTCGCCGAAAGATCAGCAGGCACGTATCAGCATGCGGGTGATGGAGACCGACCCGAATCTGCGCCGTGAAGAGTTGATCCAGCGTATCTACAACTTCGCGGAGAACGAACTGGGAATGGCGCCGGAGAATGTGCGCCAGACCGGGATGCTGGTGCTGTATAACAACATGCTGCAGAGTCTGTTCAAGTCGCAGATCCTGACCCTGGGTGCGGTATTTGCGGGCATTCTGCTGATGTTCTTGGTGCTGTTCCGCTCCCTGTGGCTGTCGATCATTGCGTTGATCCCGAACATGCTGGCGGCCTGTGTGGTGTTGGGCGGTATGGGGCTGGCGAATGTTCCGCTGGACATGATGACCATCACCATTGCGGCGATTACCGTGGGTATCGGTGTGGATCACGCGATTCACTATCTGTATCGCTTCCGCGAGGAGTTTGAAAAGGACGGTGATTACGTGGCGACCATGCACCGCAGTCACGCCACCATCGGCCGCGCCATGTTCTACACCGCGATCACCATCATCGCCGGCTTCTCGATTCTGGCCCTGTCCAAGTTTGTGCCGTCGATCTATTTCGGCCTGCTGACCGCGCTCGCCATGTCCGCCGCGCTGCTGGGTTCCCTGACCCTGTTGCCGCTGTTGCTGGTGCTGATCAAACCGCTGCCGAAACCGGTGGAGAAAGCCCGGGTGGAAAAGCTCGTGCCGGAAGTCGAGGCTTGTACTAGCTGA
- a CDS encoding SelT/SelW/SelH family protein has translation MQNTVTIHYCVQCNWMLRATWMAQELLYTFADDLEQVALKPGSGGVFEISVGDRVIWERKRDGGFPGPKELKQKVRDVLFPERDLGHVDK, from the coding sequence ATGCAAAACACCGTCACCATTCACTACTGCGTGCAGTGCAACTGGATGCTGCGCGCCACCTGGATGGCACAGGAGCTGCTGTATACCTTCGCGGATGACCTGGAACAGGTGGCCCTGAAGCCGGGCAGTGGCGGCGTATTCGAGATTAGCGTTGGCGACCGGGTGATCTGGGAACGCAAGCGCGATGGCGGCTTTCCCGGGCCGAAAGAACTGAAACAGAAAGTGCGGGACGTACTTTTCCCTGAACGCGATCTCGGTCACGTGGACAAGTGA
- a CDS encoding flavin prenyltransferase UbiX, whose protein sequence is MAEPTFPKTVTLAITGASGAQYALRLLQCLLAARVRVWLLLSDAARIVINTETAVTLPEAEEHTESFLRELYGAEVGQLTLFGKRDWFSPVASGTGASSSLVICPASGGTLSAIACGASNNLIERAADVALKERRKLILVPREAPYSEIHLENMLKLTRMGAVILPASPGFYQKPQSVEDLVDFVVARILSQLDIEQKLLPPWGQG, encoded by the coding sequence TTGGCCGAGCCGACTTTCCCCAAAACCGTCACCCTTGCCATCACCGGCGCGTCCGGCGCCCAGTACGCCCTGCGGTTGCTGCAGTGCCTGCTGGCGGCGCGGGTGCGCGTGTGGCTGTTGCTGTCCGATGCCGCGCGTATCGTGATCAACACCGAGACCGCGGTGACGCTGCCGGAAGCAGAGGAGCACACCGAGTCTTTCCTGCGCGAGCTTTACGGTGCGGAAGTCGGCCAGCTGACCCTGTTCGGCAAGCGCGACTGGTTCTCGCCGGTGGCATCCGGTACAGGAGCTTCCAGCAGCCTGGTGATATGCCCGGCGAGCGGTGGCACCCTGTCGGCCATTGCCTGCGGTGCCTCCAACAACCTGATCGAGCGGGCGGCGGATGTGGCCCTGAAAGAGCGCCGCAAACTGATTCTGGTGCCCCGCGAGGCCCCGTATTCGGAAATCCACCTGGAAAACATGCTCAAGCTCACCCGTATGGGGGCGGTGATCCTGCCGGCGAGCCCCGGGTTCTACCAGAAACCGCAATCGGTGGAAGATCTGGTGGACTTTGTGGTGGCGCGGATACTGAGCCAGCTGGATATAGAACAGAAATTACTGCCTCCCTGGGGGCAGGGCTGA
- the mpl gene encoding UDP-N-acetylmuramate:L-alanyl-gamma-D-glutamyl-meso-diaminopimelate ligase: MHIHILGICGTFMGSLAQLAVAEGHKVTGSDANVYPPMSTQLERAGIALTEGYDPAQLEPAPDLVIIGNALSRGNPAVEAVLEKGLPYTSGAQWLCDHFLGGRWVLAVSGTHGKTTTASMLAWVLDYAGMDPGFLIGGVPRNFEVSARLGGTPFFVVEADEYDTAFFDKRSKFVHYRPRTLIINNLEFDHADIFDDLAAIQKQFHHLVRTVPAGGLVVAAQEDAVTQVLDKGCWSQVQRFDIEHGDGVRQGDWCAVNIAADGSRFDVLLEGKPVATVQWQQTGLHSVKNGLAVMAAARHVGVEPATVAEALATFEGVKRRMECLGDIQGIRIYDDFAHHPTAIETTLNGLRAKVGTDRVIALIEPRSNTMRMGHHREQLARACAGADLVLWYQPEGMNWSLDEVVHHSTVPAKVLHSIDAAVESVLELSGPGSHVIVMSNGGFGGVHQRLLSALEHKYAPQKKQ, translated from the coding sequence ATGCATATTCATATTCTAGGCATCTGTGGCACTTTTATGGGCAGCCTGGCCCAGCTCGCTGTGGCCGAGGGTCACAAGGTCACCGGCTCCGATGCCAACGTCTACCCGCCGATGAGCACTCAGCTGGAACGCGCCGGTATCGCCCTGACCGAGGGTTACGACCCCGCGCAGCTGGAACCGGCGCCGGATCTGGTGATCATCGGCAATGCCTTGTCGCGGGGAAACCCCGCGGTGGAGGCGGTGCTGGAGAAGGGTCTGCCCTATACCTCCGGTGCCCAGTGGCTGTGCGATCACTTCCTCGGCGGGCGCTGGGTACTGGCGGTGTCTGGAACCCACGGCAAGACCACTACCGCGAGCATGCTGGCCTGGGTGCTGGATTACGCGGGTATGGACCCCGGCTTCCTGATTGGCGGTGTACCGCGCAATTTCGAGGTATCCGCGCGCCTCGGTGGCACACCGTTCTTTGTGGTGGAGGCGGATGAATACGACACGGCCTTCTTTGACAAGCGCTCAAAATTTGTCCACTATCGCCCGCGCACGCTGATCATCAACAATCTGGAATTTGACCACGCGGACATCTTCGATGACCTGGCGGCAATCCAGAAACAGTTCCATCACCTGGTGCGTACGGTGCCCGCCGGCGGCCTGGTGGTAGCGGCGCAGGAAGATGCGGTGACCCAGGTGCTGGACAAGGGCTGCTGGAGCCAGGTGCAGCGTTTCGATATTGAGCACGGCGACGGTGTGCGCCAGGGGGACTGGTGCGCGGTGAATATTGCCGCCGATGGCAGTCGTTTTGATGTGCTGCTGGAGGGCAAACCGGTGGCCACGGTGCAGTGGCAGCAGACCGGCCTGCACAGCGTGAAAAATGGTCTCGCGGTCATGGCGGCCGCGCGCCACGTGGGCGTGGAGCCCGCTACTGTGGCGGAAGCGCTCGCCACGTTTGAGGGGGTCAAGCGCCGGATGGAGTGCCTGGGCGATATCCAGGGCATCCGCATCTATGACGACTTCGCCCACCACCCCACCGCCATTGAGACCACTCTGAACGGTTTGCGCGCCAAGGTGGGGACGGATCGGGTGATTGCCCTGATTGAACCCCGTTCAAACACCATGCGCATGGGCCACCACCGCGAGCAGCTGGCGCGTGCCTGTGCCGGGGCGGACCTGGTGCTGTGGTACCAGCCGGAGGGGATGAACTGGTCTCTGGATGAGGTGGTTCACCATTCCACTGTGCCGGCGAAGGTTCTCCACAGCATTGACGCTGCGGTAGAATCGGTTCTTGAACTATCCGGCCCCGGTAGTCACGTTATCGTGATGAGCAACGGTGGTTTCGGCGGTGTACACCAGCGGTTGCTGAGTGCTCTCGAGCACAAATACGCGCCGCAGAAAAAACAGTAG
- a CDS encoding 6-phosphofructokinase, whose protein sequence is MSKKNAFYAQSGGVTAVINASACGVIETARQHGDKIGNIYAGLNGIVGALREELIDVGQESDDAIAALRYTPSGAFGSCRYKLKSLEQNRAEYERLIEVFKAHDIGYFFYNGGGDSADTCLKISQLSEKMGYPIQAIHIPKTVDNDLPFTDNCPGFGSVAKYVAVSTKEAALDVASMCATSTKVFILEVMGRHAGWIAAAGALAQEQEGDAPHIILLPEVAFDKEKFLAKVQQTVAEKGYCVIVASEGAQYEDGTFLADAGSVDAFGHKQLGGVAPTLAKMVKDELGLKYHWALADYLQRAARHIASATDVEQAYAVGKAAVEAAVAGKNAIMPTIERNGTCTADYSWSIGEAPLSEVANVEKFMPEEYISEDGFGISPAGRAYLEPLILGEDYPPYKNGIPQYARLKKVLVAKKLAEGFDV, encoded by the coding sequence ATGTCGAAGAAGAATGCCTTTTACGCGCAATCCGGCGGAGTAACCGCCGTTATCAACGCCTCCGCCTGCGGGGTTATCGAGACCGCCCGCCAACACGGCGACAAGATCGGTAATATCTACGCCGGCCTGAATGGCATTGTCGGCGCCCTGAGAGAGGAGCTGATCGACGTGGGCCAGGAGAGCGACGACGCCATCGCTGCGCTGCGCTACACCCCCTCCGGCGCATTTGGCTCCTGCCGCTACAAACTGAAAAGCCTCGAGCAGAACCGCGCCGAATACGAGCGCCTGATCGAAGTGTTCAAGGCCCACGATATCGGCTACTTCTTCTATAACGGTGGCGGTGACTCTGCAGACACCTGCCTCAAGATCTCCCAGCTGTCGGAAAAGATGGGTTACCCCATCCAGGCCATCCACATTCCCAAGACCGTGGATAACGACCTGCCGTTTACCGACAACTGCCCGGGGTTCGGCTCCGTGGCCAAGTATGTCGCGGTCTCCACCAAGGAAGCGGCGCTGGACGTGGCCTCCATGTGCGCCACCTCCACCAAGGTGTTCATCCTCGAAGTGATGGGCCGCCACGCAGGCTGGATTGCCGCCGCTGGCGCCCTGGCCCAGGAGCAGGAAGGCGATGCGCCGCACATCATCCTGCTGCCGGAAGTGGCATTCGACAAAGAAAAGTTCCTGGCCAAGGTACAGCAGACCGTCGCTGAAAAGGGCTACTGCGTGATCGTCGCCTCCGAAGGCGCACAGTACGAAGACGGCACCTTCCTCGCCGACGCCGGCAGTGTGGATGCCTTCGGCCACAAGCAACTGGGCGGCGTGGCCCCGACCCTGGCCAAGATGGTGAAGGACGAACTGGGCCTCAAGTACCACTGGGCGCTGGCCGACTACCTGCAACGCGCCGCCCGCCACATCGCCTCCGCCACCGACGTGGAACAGGCCTACGCTGTGGGCAAGGCCGCGGTGGAAGCCGCGGTTGCCGGCAAGAATGCGATCATGCCCACCATCGAGCGCAATGGCACCTGCACCGCCGACTACAGCTGGAGCATCGGCGAGGCACCGCTGTCTGAAGTGGCCAACGTCGAGAAGTTCATGCCCGAGGAATACATTTCCGAAGACGGTTTCGGCATTAGCCCGGCTGGCCGCGCCTATCTCGAACCGCTGATCCTGGGTGAAGACTATCCGCC